Proteins from a single region of Caldanaerovirga acetigignens:
- the dapA gene encoding 4-hydroxy-tetrahydrodipicolinate synthase produces MDFGCVITAMVTPFDEDLNVDYRAFEKLVDYLIENGSDALVVTGTTGESPTLSDEEKVNLYKIAKEVSQGRAKIIAGTGSYDTRHSIELSVKAQEIGVDGLLLVSPYYNKPTQEGLYRHFKMIAESVDIPVMLYDVPGRTSVTIEPETLKRLSEVKNIVAVKDAAGNLDKTSKTVALAPNLRVYSGDDSLTLPMLAIGAKGVVSVASHLVGKRIKEMIQAFEKGEVGKAREIHLELFELFKALFVVTNPIPVKEALNMVGFKVGGLRPPLVGADEKTREILKKTLSKLGLL; encoded by the coding sequence ATGGATTTCGGCTGCGTTATTACCGCGATGGTGACGCCTTTTGATGAAGACTTAAATGTAGACTATAGGGCTTTCGAAAAACTGGTGGACTACTTGATAGAAAATGGAAGTGATGCCCTCGTCGTGACAGGGACCACGGGAGAATCGCCCACTCTTAGCGATGAAGAAAAGGTAAATTTGTACAAAATTGCAAAAGAAGTATCGCAGGGAAGGGCAAAAATTATAGCCGGGACGGGTTCTTACGATACCCGCCACAGCATCGAACTTTCCGTTAAGGCTCAAGAAATAGGCGTCGATGGCCTTCTGCTGGTAAGCCCCTATTACAACAAGCCCACCCAGGAAGGTCTTTACCGGCATTTTAAAATGATAGCAGAGTCGGTCGACATTCCAGTAATGCTCTACGATGTACCGGGACGTACATCTGTTACCATTGAACCAGAAACATTAAAAAGACTTTCAGAAGTTAAAAACATAGTGGCAGTAAAGGACGCGGCAGGAAATTTGGATAAGACGAGCAAAACAGTGGCTCTTGCCCCTAACCTTCGGGTCTACAGCGGAGATGATAGTCTTACCCTGCCAATGTTGGCCATTGGGGCTAAGGGAGTAGTAAGTGTGGCTTCTCACCTTGTGGGAAAGAGAATAAAAGAAATGATACAGGCCTTCGAGAAAGGCGAAGTGGGTAAAGCGCGCGAAATACACTTAGAACTCTTCGAACTCTTTAAGGCCCTGTTTGTAGTAACAAATCCAATACCTGTGAAAGAAGCCCTCAACATGGTTGGGTTTAAAGTTGGAGGCCTTAGGCCGCCTCTTGTGGGTGCCGATGAAAAGACAAGAGAAATTTTAAAGAAAACGTTGAGCAAACTTGGACTTTTATGA
- the hslO gene encoding Hsp33 family molecular chaperone HslO, producing MVELIDYVIRAIDEEAGVLAFAARTTDLVERARKIHGCSPTATAALGRLLTAAAMMGLMLKGEKDNITLRVDGRGPAGVLFAFSDSNGNVKGYIANPLVDLPLNEKGKLDVGGIVGRQGTLTVIKDLGLKDPYVGQVPLVSGEIAEDLTYYFAKSEQIPSAVSLGVLVDKVGKVRAAGGFIVQLLPNADESTAISIEENIKKMKSVSELIDEKKSPDELLDLVLPGFKLKSLAKSQVSYHCSCSRKKLETVIVNLGKEQAQDMLKENGKIELICQYCKKKYEFSEQETMQILENVHK from the coding sequence TTGGTTGAGCTTATAGACTATGTAATAAGAGCCATAGACGAGGAGGCAGGGGTGCTGGCCTTTGCAGCCCGCACCACAGATCTGGTAGAGAGGGCAAGAAAAATCCACGGCTGCTCCCCTACTGCGACAGCAGCCTTAGGACGGTTGCTCACAGCGGCAGCAATGATGGGATTGATGTTAAAAGGCGAAAAAGACAATATCACGCTTCGCGTGGATGGCAGAGGCCCTGCAGGTGTTCTCTTTGCTTTTTCCGATTCTAATGGAAACGTAAAGGGCTACATCGCAAATCCCCTTGTTGACCTTCCTCTCAACGAAAAGGGAAAACTCGACGTGGGAGGCATCGTCGGAAGGCAGGGGACCCTTACCGTCATAAAAGACCTGGGACTGAAAGACCCTTACGTGGGGCAGGTACCTTTAGTATCCGGCGAAATTGCCGAAGACCTCACTTACTACTTTGCCAAATCCGAGCAAATTCCCTCTGCAGTAAGCCTTGGAGTCCTCGTGGATAAAGTGGGAAAGGTGAGGGCAGCAGGTGGTTTTATCGTCCAGCTTCTTCCTAACGCTGACGAAAGCACTGCCATTTCCATAGAAGAGAACATAAAAAAAATGAAATCCGTAAGTGAGCTCATAGATGAAAAAAAATCACCTGACGAATTGCTCGATTTAGTTCTCCCCGGTTTCAAATTGAAATCCCTCGCAAAAAGCCAGGTTAGTTACCACTGTTCCTGCTCCCGGAAAAAGCTCGAAACCGTAATAGTCAATTTAGGAAAAGAACAAGCCCAGGATATGTTAAAAGAAAATGGGAAAATAGAGCTTATATGCCAATACTGCAAGAAAAAATATGAGTTTTCAGAACAGGAAACGATGCAAATCCTGGAAAATGTTCACAAATAA
- a CDS encoding sulfide-dependent adenosine diphosphate thiazole synthase, with translation MKSFSIPVPDTKVSSLIMKHYFKDLEDAVKSDVIVAGAGPSGLTCAWTLADQGYKVTVLDRRLAPGGGIWGGAMSFNKVVLQKDVEWILKEADVPFVEDEGALVVSAPLFASKLIAKAAAHPGIRFFNMLTVVDLHSSGDRITGVVVNNSAIEMAGLHVDPMVLTAKAVLDATGHDAVLANLYSRRAGTGLIRESFMNAEKGEEDVVANTRMLAPGLFVAGMAANNVEGGCRMGPIFGGMLLSGKKAARLIINYLSENSK, from the coding sequence ATGAAATCTTTTTCCATTCCTGTCCCTGACACAAAGGTGAGCAGCCTCATCATGAAGCATTACTTCAAGGATCTGGAAGATGCAGTTAAATCCGATGTGATAGTAGCCGGCGCGGGGCCTTCTGGCCTTACCTGCGCCTGGACTTTGGCAGATCAGGGCTATAAGGTTACGGTCTTGGACAGGAGATTAGCGCCAGGAGGCGGGATATGGGGTGGCGCCATGAGTTTTAATAAAGTGGTGCTTCAGAAAGACGTGGAGTGGATATTAAAAGAAGCCGATGTTCCTTTTGTGGAAGACGAAGGGGCTCTGGTAGTCTCCGCGCCTCTTTTTGCCAGCAAGCTCATCGCCAAAGCTGCGGCACATCCTGGTATTAGGTTTTTCAATATGCTTACCGTGGTGGACCTTCACTCCAGCGGGGACAGGATTACCGGCGTGGTAGTAAACAATAGCGCCATAGAGATGGCCGGCCTTCACGTGGACCCCATGGTGCTCACCGCCAAGGCAGTACTAGATGCCACTGGTCATGATGCAGTGCTGGCCAACCTTTACAGCAGGAGAGCCGGCACGGGCCTTATCCGGGAATCCTTTATGAACGCTGAAAAAGGCGAGGAGGACGTGGTGGCCAATACGCGGATGTTGGCGCCGGGGCTTTTTGTGGCGGGGATGGCGGCCAACAACGTGGAGGGCGGCTGCCGCATGGGCCCGATTTTCGGTGGCATGTTGCTTTCCGGAAAGAAGGCCGCCCGCCTGATAATAAATTATTTAAGCGAAAACTCCAAATAG
- the thiE gene encoding thiamine phosphate synthase: MKIDYSLYAITERSYIGKRNLVDAVEEAIKAGITVLQLREKDITSREFYHLALQLRELTKAYRIPFIINDRVDIALAVDADGVHVGQEDLPADVVRKIIGKEKILGVSAKTIEEAIKAENDGADYLGVGAIFPSPTKPSSEAIGLEGLKRIKSNVKIPVVAIGGITKDNAGEVIEAGADGISCISSIFSGDITENVRALKKVVYDLRKC, from the coding sequence ATGAAGATTGATTATTCTCTTTACGCCATAACCGAAAGGTCTTATATTGGCAAAAGAAATCTCGTTGATGCCGTGGAGGAAGCCATAAAAGCGGGTATTACGGTGCTTCAGCTCAGGGAAAAGGATATTACAAGCAGGGAATTTTATCATCTCGCCCTACAGCTTCGGGAACTCACAAAAGCCTACAGGATTCCGTTCATAATCAACGACCGGGTTGACATCGCTCTGGCCGTAGATGCCGACGGCGTGCACGTGGGGCAGGAAGACCTGCCTGCAGATGTGGTGAGGAAAATCATAGGGAAAGAAAAAATCTTGGGAGTCTCGGCCAAAACCATCGAAGAGGCTATAAAAGCAGAAAATGACGGAGCCGATTATCTGGGAGTTGGCGCTATCTTCCCATCTCCTACTAAACCATCTTCTGAGGCCATTGGCCTGGAGGGCCTCAAAAGAATAAAAAGTAACGTAAAAATTCCCGTAGTCGCCATTGGTGGAATTACTAAAGATAACGCCGGGGAAGTCATCGAGGCGGGAGCCGACGGCATCTCCTGCATATCTTCTATATTTTCAGGAGATATAACCGAAAACGTCAGGGCGTTGAAAAAAGTTGTTTATGATTTAAGAAAATGTTAA
- the thiD gene encoding bifunctional hydroxymethylpyrimidine kinase/phosphomethylpyrimidine kinase: MKLALTIAGSDSGGGAGIQADLKTFSAHGVFGMSVITSVTAQNTKAVIGVEDISPEMVYLQMKAVFEDLPPDTVKIGMVSSEAIIKAIAKGLDEFRPEKVVLDPVMISKSGHALLKPDAIDALKKELIIRCLVVTPNILEAQALSGITIKNVDDMKKAAENIMSYGCRAVIVKGGHLEDDAVDVLYDGNEFHELRSEKIPTKNTHGTGCTFSSAIAANLALGHDLLTSFKLAKEYITSAIKHSVNIGGGAGPVHHFFNLYQKAGLNV; the protein is encoded by the coding sequence ATGAAGCTTGCTCTCACCATTGCGGGTTCCGACTCGGGAGGTGGAGCCGGAATTCAGGCGGACCTCAAGACGTTCAGCGCCCACGGCGTATTCGGAATGAGCGTCATAACTTCTGTCACAGCCCAGAACACCAAAGCAGTAATTGGTGTCGAGGACATCTCGCCGGAAATGGTGTATTTGCAGATGAAGGCCGTTTTCGAAGACCTGCCGCCGGATACAGTAAAGATAGGCATGGTATCATCCGAAGCCATAATAAAAGCAATAGCAAAGGGACTTGATGAATTCAGGCCGGAAAAGGTCGTGCTAGACCCGGTCATGATTTCAAAAAGCGGCCATGCGCTTTTGAAACCGGACGCCATCGATGCCCTTAAAAAAGAGCTTATTATAAGATGCCTTGTGGTAACCCCAAATATCCTCGAAGCACAAGCACTTAGCGGAATAACCATAAAGAACGTGGATGACATGAAGAAAGCCGCAGAAAACATAATGTCCTACGGCTGCCGGGCAGTAATCGTAAAAGGCGGCCATCTGGAGGATGACGCCGTTGACGTGCTTTACGACGGAAATGAGTTCCATGAATTAAGGTCGGAAAAAATCCCGACGAAAAATACCCATGGCACCGGCTGTACCTTTTCTTCGGCCATTGCGGCAAACCTCGCTCTGGGACACGACCTTTTAACGTCGTTTAAACTGGCAAAAGAGTACATCACTTCGGCCATTAAACATTCCGTAAACATAGGCGGAGGCGCGGGTCCCGTCCATCACTTTTTCAATCTCTACCAAAAGGCGGGGCTGAACGTTTGA
- a CDS encoding P1 family peptidase, producing the protein MYEGKITDVPGIEVGHAQDFTAKTGCTVILARKSAVGGVDVRGSAPGTRETDLLRPMNLVERIHAVALCGGSAFGLSAACGVMKYLEEQGIGFDTGVAKVPIVAAAVIFDLAYGNSRIRPDEKMGYEACINANSGIIAQGSVGAGTGATVGKILGMRGCMKAGVGTSSIKLPGGIVVGALVVVNAFGDVVEPGTGKIIAGARNPETGEFVDTKRVLLQGYTTKAPIGNNTTIGVVATNACLSKEQANKVASLAHNGLALTISPVHTMFDGDTIFAMSTGDIKSDVNVIGVAAVEAVSRAVVNAIMSAQKFQDT; encoded by the coding sequence ATGTATGAGGGGAAAATTACCGATGTCCCGGGCATCGAAGTGGGACACGCTCAAGATTTTACAGCGAAGACCGGTTGCACGGTAATCTTAGCAAGAAAAAGTGCGGTTGGCGGTGTGGACGTCCGCGGCTCTGCCCCGGGGACCAGAGAGACCGACTTGTTAAGGCCAATGAATTTAGTAGAAAGAATCCACGCCGTAGCATTGTGCGGAGGTAGCGCCTTTGGGCTTTCTGCAGCTTGCGGAGTAATGAAATATCTCGAGGAACAGGGGATAGGCTTTGATACAGGAGTTGCCAAGGTCCCTATCGTAGCTGCTGCAGTGATTTTTGATTTGGCCTATGGAAATTCTCGCATCCGCCCTGATGAAAAAATGGGCTACGAAGCTTGTATTAACGCAAATAGCGGTATTATTGCTCAAGGAAGTGTCGGAGCTGGAACTGGCGCTACAGTCGGTAAAATATTGGGAATGAGAGGATGTATGAAGGCAGGAGTTGGTACTTCAAGCATAAAGCTTCCGGGAGGCATCGTCGTAGGTGCATTAGTGGTAGTCAATGCTTTTGGTGACGTTGTAGAACCCGGCACTGGAAAGATAATCGCAGGTGCCAGAAATCCCGAAACCGGTGAATTTGTCGACACTAAAAGGGTCTTGCTTCAAGGATACACTACAAAAGCTCCAATAGGTAACAATACAACTATCGGCGTTGTCGCTACGAACGCCTGTCTCAGCAAAGAGCAGGCCAATAAAGTGGCATCTTTAGCCCACAACGGCCTGGCTTTGACTATAAGTCCCGTCCATACGATGTTCGACGGCGATACCATTTTTGCGATGTCTACCGGGGACATCAAATCTGACGTTAACGTCATAGGGGTTGCCGCAGTTGAAGCGGTTTCCCGGGCTGTCGTAAACGCCATAATGAGCGCTCAAAAATTTCAGGATACATAA
- the pheA gene encoding prephenate dehydratase translates to MAIRIGYLGPAGTFTEEAMCLYTSGNEHYEKLEFSSIPEMIYSIGTKIDEAVVPFENSIEGSVNVTLDLLIHESMAMIKKELVLPVNQNLLAKKPFSLEEIEIVYSHPQALYQCRRFLHERLPKALWRETESTAEAARIVAKSEKPWAAVGHRRLGELYGLLIVAENIQDYKNNVTRFIILSHEDSLPTGFDRTSVVFATENKPGSLYRVLGFFARENLNLTKIESRPSRKALGEYVFLLEVEGHRDDEVLKKVLMEVQNNTTYFKILGSYPRWQEGYPPAGGDRKDPNL, encoded by the coding sequence ATGGCAATAAGGATTGGATACCTGGGACCTGCAGGAACTTTCACTGAAGAGGCTATGTGTTTATATACCAGCGGTAATGAGCATTATGAAAAACTGGAATTTTCTTCAATTCCGGAAATGATTTACTCTATCGGAACGAAAATAGACGAGGCGGTAGTGCCCTTTGAAAACTCTATAGAAGGTTCTGTCAACGTAACTTTAGACCTATTAATCCATGAATCGATGGCGATGATCAAAAAAGAGCTTGTGCTTCCAGTAAATCAAAATTTACTTGCAAAAAAGCCTTTTTCCTTGGAAGAAATAGAAATAGTTTATTCCCATCCTCAGGCCCTTTATCAGTGCCGCAGATTTTTGCATGAAAGGCTGCCGAAAGCTTTGTGGAGGGAGACGGAGAGCACTGCCGAGGCTGCCAGGATAGTGGCAAAGTCTGAAAAGCCATGGGCGGCAGTAGGGCATAGACGCCTGGGAGAACTATATGGCTTATTAATCGTTGCTGAAAATATCCAAGATTACAAGAACAATGTCACGAGGTTTATCATTTTATCCCATGAGGACAGTTTACCAACAGGTTTTGATAGGACTTCTGTAGTCTTTGCAACGGAAAACAAGCCGGGTAGCCTTTACAGAGTCTTGGGATTTTTCGCGAGAGAAAACTTAAACCTGACGAAAATAGAATCGAGGCCTTCCCGAAAGGCTCTAGGCGAGTATGTATTTTTACTGGAAGTTGAAGGACACCGCGACGATGAAGTCTTGAAAAAAGTGCTGATGGAAGTCCAAAATAACACGACTTATTTTAAAATCCTAGGGTCGTATCCCCGGTGGCAGGAGGGATATCCCCCCGCAGGGGGGGATAGAAAAGATCCGAACCTCTAA
- the aroF gene encoding 3-deoxy-7-phosphoheptulonate synthase yields the protein MIIVMRKDATEESIQKVCKVVEDAGLGVHISRGTDVIIVGVIGDRRKLADKPIELMEGVEKIVPIMEPYKLASRTFHPEPTIVKIGDTEIGGEEFVIMAGPCAVENKEQLFETAEIVKKCGAKVLRGGAFKPRTSPYSFQGLGEEGLKILAEARERTGLAVVTEVVSPEDVSKVAQYADILQIGARNMQNFELLKAAGRSGKPVLLKRGMASTIEEWLNAAEYVMNEGNFQVILCERGIRTFEQKTRNTLDLSAVAVIKHLSHLPVIVDPSHSTGNWRWVAPMSRAALAAGADGLIIEVHPDPERALSDGPQSLKPEKFAELCEDLRKIAPIVGRRL from the coding sequence GTGATAATAGTTATGCGAAAAGACGCCACCGAGGAGAGCATTCAAAAAGTATGCAAGGTTGTGGAGGATGCGGGACTTGGGGTTCACATTTCCAGGGGGACTGATGTGATAATTGTAGGGGTTATAGGGGATCGGCGCAAACTTGCCGATAAACCCATAGAGTTGATGGAAGGGGTGGAAAAGATTGTCCCGATAATGGAACCGTACAAACTCGCAAGCCGCACCTTCCACCCCGAGCCGACTATAGTAAAGATTGGGGATACTGAAATAGGCGGCGAAGAGTTCGTAATAATGGCAGGTCCCTGTGCCGTAGAGAATAAAGAACAGCTTTTTGAGACGGCAGAGATAGTGAAAAAGTGCGGTGCTAAAGTACTAAGAGGTGGGGCATTTAAGCCAAGAACTTCACCTTATTCCTTTCAGGGGCTGGGGGAGGAAGGTTTAAAAATCCTTGCCGAAGCGCGGGAAAGGACAGGGTTAGCTGTAGTGACTGAAGTAGTAAGTCCCGAAGATGTGAGCAAGGTTGCCCAATACGCCGATATTCTCCAGATAGGGGCAAGAAATATGCAAAATTTCGAGCTTTTGAAGGCTGCAGGGAGATCAGGAAAACCAGTGCTTTTAAAAAGGGGAATGGCATCTACAATTGAAGAATGGCTGAATGCCGCCGAATATGTCATGAACGAAGGCAACTTTCAAGTGATTCTCTGCGAAAGGGGAATTCGGACTTTCGAGCAAAAGACAAGAAATACCCTGGATCTTAGTGCAGTAGCTGTAATAAAGCACTTGAGCCACCTCCCTGTCATAGTTGATCCCAGCCATAGTACTGGAAACTGGCGGTGGGTTGCGCCTATGAGCAGAGCAGCTTTGGCCGCTGGAGCCGATGGCCTTATAATAGAAGTCCATCCCGATCCGGAAAGGGCACTGTCGGATGGGCCCCAGTCATTAAAGCCAGAAAAATTCGCTGAGCTGTGCGAGGACCTTAGGAAAATAGCACCTATCGTAGGGAGGAGGCTCTAG
- a CDS encoding prephenate dehydrogenase: MNIEKAAVVGLGVIGGSLAKALNAAGVEVMGIDMDDKTLLKARKDGVISPDSFNINCDDEKQLELLKKADVVFLALPVMEIVPVAKKISPFFKKGAIVTDTGSTKRFLLNSLSFELTKGVKFIGGHPMAGSEKSGYEHSRKDLFQNAPYILTPAPGSSEESIDVLKKIVSKIGAIPYVITAEEHDRIIAALSHLPQVVATSLAATVGELEEGGEWLKLAGRGFKDTTRIAASSFKMWRDVFITNGDEIIKVIRLFEKKLRELAEAIESKDEGRIRKIFCEAKKCIERGGICGRGHRRENED; this comes from the coding sequence GTGAATATAGAAAAGGCGGCAGTGGTTGGGCTGGGAGTAATCGGAGGGTCGCTGGCCAAGGCGTTGAATGCAGCCGGGGTCGAGGTTATGGGAATAGATATGGATGACAAGACTCTATTGAAGGCAAGAAAAGATGGCGTAATTTCTCCTGACAGCTTCAATATCAATTGTGACGATGAGAAGCAGTTGGAATTGCTTAAAAAAGCGGACGTGGTATTTCTTGCTTTACCTGTCATGGAAATTGTACCCGTTGCCAAAAAAATCTCGCCCTTTTTCAAAAAGGGTGCCATTGTGACGGACACGGGCAGCACGAAGAGATTTCTTTTAAATTCTCTCAGTTTTGAGCTAACAAAAGGGGTTAAATTCATAGGGGGACACCCAATGGCAGGTTCGGAAAAAAGCGGCTATGAACATAGCAGGAAAGACCTTTTTCAAAACGCTCCTTATATATTGACCCCTGCCCCGGGAAGCAGCGAGGAATCTATAGACGTTTTAAAAAAAATCGTATCGAAGATTGGCGCCATCCCTTATGTGATAACAGCCGAGGAACACGACAGGATAATAGCCGCCTTGAGCCACTTGCCCCAGGTGGTAGCTACTAGCCTGGCGGCGACGGTAGGTGAACTTGAAGAAGGTGGAGAATGGTTGAAGCTAGCCGGGAGAGGATTTAAAGACACGACAAGGATAGCCGCGTCGTCGTTTAAGATGTGGAGGGATGTTTTTATCACCAACGGCGATGAAATTATAAAAGTTATTCGCCTCTTCGAAAAAAAGCTAAGAGAACTTGCCGAGGCCATTGAGTCTAAAGATGAAGGTCGCATAAGGAAGATATTCTGTGAAGCAAAAAAGTGCATAGAGAGGGGTGGAATTTGTGGACGTGGTCATAGAAGGGAAAATGAGGATTAG
- the aroA gene encoding 3-phosphoshikimate 1-carboxyvinyltransferase, whose protein sequence is MDVVIEGKMRIRGEVTPPPDKSISHRSVMIGAIAEGTTEIMRFLFADDCLRTVDCFRKMGIEIEFMGHDTVIVKGKGLRGLRKPEGELYAGNSGTTMRLLLGILAGQDFEAVLSGDESLSRRPMGRVVEPLRMMGARIEGRDGGKFAPLTIKGGCLKGIYYELPVASAQVKSALLLAGLYAEGETVILERQRTRDHTEIMLKEFGAEISLEDGLLRVTSVDKLYARRIVVPGDISSAAFFMVAAAISENSELLVKDVGLNPTRTGIIDVLREMGCSISVEGEKIKNGEKVGNILVRGGGLRGTVIDGKIVPRLIDEIPAIAVACAFAEGQSIIKDAGELRVKESDRIKSIAWNLKRLGAEVEELEDGLLITGGRQLKPCDLESFGDHRIAMAMAVAALSVPGRSRIRNAECVNISFPGFFDTLKNISEPI, encoded by the coding sequence GTGGACGTGGTCATAGAAGGGAAAATGAGGATTAGAGGGGAAGTTACACCGCCACCTGACAAATCCATTTCCCACAGGAGTGTTATGATAGGTGCGATTGCCGAAGGTACCACCGAAATAATGCGCTTTTTATTCGCTGACGACTGCTTGAGGACTGTTGACTGTTTTCGAAAAATGGGAATAGAAATTGAATTTATGGGTCACGATACTGTGATTGTGAAGGGGAAGGGTTTGAGAGGGCTGAGAAAACCAGAAGGAGAACTTTATGCCGGCAATTCGGGCACTACGATGAGACTTCTTTTGGGTATTCTCGCCGGCCAGGATTTTGAAGCGGTATTAAGCGGTGACGAATCACTTTCTCGAAGGCCGATGGGGAGAGTTGTAGAACCTCTCAGGATGATGGGGGCTCGCATCGAAGGAAGAGATGGAGGTAAGTTTGCGCCGCTCACCATAAAGGGTGGGTGCCTAAAAGGGATTTATTACGAACTTCCTGTAGCCAGTGCCCAGGTCAAGTCCGCTTTGCTGTTGGCTGGACTATATGCCGAAGGGGAGACGGTGATTTTGGAAAGGCAAAGGACCCGCGACCATACGGAGATAATGCTGAAGGAATTCGGCGCTGAGATTTCTTTAGAAGATGGCCTTTTGAGGGTAACCTCCGTTGATAAGCTCTATGCCCGAAGGATTGTGGTTCCAGGGGATATTTCTTCAGCAGCGTTTTTTATGGTGGCCGCAGCGATAAGCGAAAATTCAGAGCTTCTTGTAAAGGATGTGGGCCTAAATCCTACCAGAACCGGAATTATAGATGTGCTGCGGGAAATGGGGTGTTCGATTTCAGTTGAAGGTGAGAAGATAAAAAATGGAGAAAAGGTAGGGAATATTCTGGTCAGGGGAGGAGGCCTTCGCGGTACCGTTATAGATGGGAAAATCGTGCCGAGGCTCATAGACGAGATTCCCGCAATAGCCGTGGCCTGTGCCTTTGCCGAAGGGCAGAGCATTATAAAAGATGCGGGAGAATTAAGAGTAAAGGAGAGCGATAGGATAAAGTCAATAGCTTGGAATTTAAAAAGACTTGGGGCTGAAGTAGAAGAGCTTGAAGACGGACTTTTGATAACAGGAGGAAGGCAGCTTAAGCCCTGCGATTTGGAAAGTTTTGGCGACCACAGGATTGCGATGGCTATGGCTGTGGCGGCTTTGTCTGTTCCAGGGCGGTCCAGGATAAGAAATGCCGAATGTGTCAATATTTCCTTTCCGGGCTTTTTTGATACCTTGAAGAATATAAGCGAACCTATTTAA
- the aroE gene encoding shikimate dehydrogenase produces MQGKGLPELAVIGWPLKKTFSPIIQNAALKSSGIEWKYEAIPVPPDEVDKFFLKASKEMRGFNVTMPHKPRAYELCDERDNFADVCGAVNTVVFRQIKGKIKIFGYNTDGLGLMRALSERKKKTISSALFLGAGGAAAGGIAALLASGTGQIYIANRTLGKAEDLAESFRRNFKASKIAAIELKGEHILEVLKEVELVVNCIPDEGAASLEDVLTEDGKGKIFCDFSYGEKPGKLYLRAEKLGYRMISGVEILVWQGAYAFEIFTGVECPVESMKNALKEEIGSWWLGC; encoded by the coding sequence ATGCAGGGAAAAGGGCTTCCGGAATTGGCTGTGATAGGCTGGCCTCTTAAAAAGACCTTTTCGCCTATAATTCAAAATGCTGCTCTCAAAAGTTCAGGCATCGAATGGAAATATGAGGCGATACCTGTTCCGCCTGATGAAGTTGATAAGTTCTTTTTAAAGGCTTCAAAGGAAATGAGAGGGTTTAATGTAACTATGCCCCATAAGCCTAGGGCTTATGAACTTTGCGATGAAAGGGACAATTTTGCAGATGTTTGTGGAGCCGTAAACACTGTGGTATTTAGGCAGATTAAAGGAAAGATAAAAATTTTCGGCTACAACACCGATGGCCTGGGCCTGATGAGGGCTCTTAGCGAAAGGAAAAAGAAAACTATAAGTTCGGCATTGTTTTTAGGGGCTGGAGGGGCGGCTGCTGGAGGGATTGCGGCCCTTCTGGCCAGTGGTACAGGTCAAATCTATATAGCAAACAGGACCCTGGGAAAAGCTGAAGACCTTGCTGAAAGTTTTCGCAGAAATTTCAAGGCATCAAAAATAGCGGCAATCGAGCTAAAAGGCGAACATATTCTCGAGGTGTTAAAGGAAGTCGAACTCGTGGTAAACTGCATACCAGACGAAGGGGCAGCTTCATTGGAAGATGTCTTAACAGAAGATGGAAAGGGCAAGATTTTTTGCGACTTTTCCTATGGAGAAAAACCGGGCAAGCTCTATTTGAGGGCTGAAAAATTGGGATACAGGATGATAAGCGGTGTGGAAATATTGGTTTGGCAAGGTGCGTATGCCTTTGAGATTTTCACAGGGGTCGAGTGCCCTGTGGAAAGCATGAAAAATGCACTGAAAGAAGAAATAGGAAGTTGGTGGTTGGGATGTTGA